CCCGGGGCCACGCTGGAGATCGTCGATGGCGCGGGCCACTTCGAGATCCTGGGCCTGAGCGCCGTGGGCAGGCGGGTCGGGGCCTATCTGCAGGAGGCGCCGGTGGCCGCCGCGGCATGACCGGCCCGTCCCGGCGCCGGCGGGGCCGGGGCGTTTCTTCCATAAAACGCTTTTGACAGGACTTGGGATCTCAGATGAAACACGCGACGCAAGTAGAAACCCTGCGGAAAATGTTCAAGCTGCGCGAAGTGGACCGCGACGAGGACATGCTGGGCCGGGTGGTGCAAGTGCCGGCCAGCGTCTATATGGACAATGGCGTGCTGGAGCGCGAACTGGACACGGCCTTTCGCGACTATCCGCTGGTGGTGGGCGCTTCGAGCCAGGTGCGCGAGCCGGGCTCGTACCTGCTCAGTCCCTGGGACCGGCTGCCCTTCGTGGTGGTGCGCGACAAGGGCGGCGCGCTGCGCGCCTTCCTGAACGTCTGCCGCCATCGCGGCGCGCGCCTGGTTTCGGGCAATGAAAAGGAACTGAAGTTCTTCACCTGTCCCTTCCATGGCTGGGTCTACGGCCTGGACGGCGAATTGAAGGGCGTGACCAAGCCCTACAACTTCCCCGAGCTGGACTGCGGCAAGCACAAGCTGGTGGAACTGACGGTGACCGAGCGCTCGGGGCTGGTCTGGCTGCATCCCACGCCGGGCGCCAGCATCGACCTGGACGCCAGCCTGGGCGCCGACATGAGCGACGAGATCGCCGGCTTCAAGCTCGACGAACTTTCCCTGCACAGCCGCAAGGTCAGCACGTTGAACGCCAACTGGAAGCTGCTGCTCAAGACCTACCTGGAGCGCTACCACGTGCCCATCCTGCACAAGAACACCATCGGCCCGGTGTTCGAGAAAGGGGTGATCGCGCACGTCGAGCACGGCCTGCACATCCGCATCGCCGCGGCCAAGACCAACCTGATGGACGCGGCGGCCGCCGATCCGCAATCGTGGCGCATCCTGGACTACGCATCGGTGTTCTACACGCTCTTCCCCAATACGTTCCTGATCAACCACGCCAACATCGTGTCGCTCAATTCCTTCTATCCGATTGCGCCCGACAAGACCATCTGGACCCACGACATGCTGTATCGCGAGGCCGATTACGCGGGCGAGGAAGGGCAGGCGACGCTGGCGCAGCGTTTCGGCAACATCGACGCGGTGTTCCATCGCGAGGACTTCGGCATCGTCGAAGGCGTGCAGGCCGGCCTGCGCTGCGGCGCCAATCCGCAGCACACGCTGGGGCTGGAGGAGGGGTTGCTGGGCATGTTCCAGCACAACATCGACCGCGTGACCGCCTGACGGAGTGCCCGACATGACCGGCATCGATTGGGTCTTTCTCTTCGGCACCGCGGCCATCCTCCTGACGCCGGGGCCCACCAACACCCTGCTGGCCGCGGCGGGGCTGGCGCAGGGCTTGCGGAGGGCCGCGCCGCTGGTGGGATTCGAGCTGGCCGGCTACCTGGTCGGCATCACGGCCTGGGGCCTGTTCCTGGCGTCGGCGCAGACGGCCTATCCCTGGATCGGCATCGTGGTGCGCGTGGCCAGCAGCGTCTACCTGGCTTATGTCGCGGTCAGGATCTGGTGCGCGGCGGGCGAGGACGTGACCACCCGCAGGGAGCCCATCGGCCCCTATGCCTTGTTCATCGCCACCTTGCTCAATCCCAAGGGCCTGGTGTTCGCCTCGACCCTGTTCCCGGCGCATGCCTTCGAGCACGCGCCC
The window above is part of the Achromobacter deleyi genome. Proteins encoded here:
- a CDS encoding aromatic ring-hydroxylating oxygenase subunit alpha, translating into MKHATQVETLRKMFKLREVDRDEDMLGRVVQVPASVYMDNGVLERELDTAFRDYPLVVGASSQVREPGSYLLSPWDRLPFVVVRDKGGALRAFLNVCRHRGARLVSGNEKELKFFTCPFHGWVYGLDGELKGVTKPYNFPELDCGKHKLVELTVTERSGLVWLHPTPGASIDLDASLGADMSDEIAGFKLDELSLHSRKVSTLNANWKLLLKTYLERYHVPILHKNTIGPVFEKGVIAHVEHGLHIRIAAAKTNLMDAAAADPQSWRILDYASVFYTLFPNTFLINHANIVSLNSFYPIAPDKTIWTHDMLYREADYAGEEGQATLAQRFGNIDAVFHREDFGIVEGVQAGLRCGANPQHTLGLEEGLLGMFQHNIDRVTA
- a CDS encoding LysE family translocator, producing MTGIDWVFLFGTAAILLTPGPTNTLLAAAGLAQGLRRAAPLVGFELAGYLVGITAWGLFLASAQTAYPWIGIVVRVASSVYLAYVAVRIWCAAGEDVTTRREPIGPYALFIATLLNPKGLVFASTLFPAHAFEHAPGYLAAMAQFVCLLVPIAFIWIKFGAALAGQRIGFINPERLQRTAALVIGVFSVSIVGSAVRLSLLPG